A window of the Yersinia rochesterensis genome harbors these coding sequences:
- the phnC gene encoding phosphonate ABC transporter ATP-binding protein yields the protein MGQALCKLTMADYPAAVSEPRKKVLAVKGLVKAYKSQHRVLDDINFELHAGEFVAIIGRSGAGKSTLLHVLNGTIPSSAGEIINYHDNNETQNIAALTTKQMRKWRAKCGMIFQDFCLVPRLDVITNVLLGRLSYTSTLKSFFKIFADQDRARAIELLQWLNMLPHALQRAENLSGGQMQRVAICRAMMQNPKILLADEPVASLDPKNTTRIMNTLQKISENDIAVVVNLHSVDLVKDYCTRVIGIAHGRVIFDGHPSMLNDTIIQDIYSDESPELLH from the coding sequence ATGGGCCAGGCATTATGCAAACTCACTATGGCTGATTACCCAGCTGCGGTGTCAGAACCGCGTAAAAAGGTACTTGCTGTTAAAGGTTTGGTTAAGGCGTATAAGTCACAACACCGAGTTCTGGATGATATTAATTTTGAGCTTCATGCGGGTGAATTCGTCGCAATAATTGGTCGCTCTGGTGCTGGTAAATCTACGTTACTACATGTTTTAAATGGCACTATTCCCAGTAGTGCTGGTGAAATTATTAATTACCATGATAATAACGAAACACAAAATATAGCCGCCTTGACGACAAAGCAGATGCGTAAATGGCGAGCTAAATGTGGTATGATTTTTCAGGATTTCTGTTTGGTTCCTCGCCTTGATGTTATAACTAACGTTTTATTAGGTCGCCTCAGTTACACCTCCACGCTAAAATCATTTTTTAAGATATTTGCGGACCAGGATCGCGCCAGAGCCATCGAATTATTACAGTGGCTTAATATGCTGCCGCATGCTTTGCAACGCGCAGAAAACCTTTCGGGTGGACAAATGCAGCGTGTTGCTATTTGCCGTGCCATGATGCAAAACCCAAAAATATTATTGGCTGATGAGCCTGTCGCTTCTTTGGACCCTAAGAATACGACTCGTATTATGAATACATTACAGAAAATAAGTGAAAATGATATTGCGGTGGTTGTTAATTTACACTCTGTCGATTTAGTGAAAGATTATTGTACTAGAGTTATTGGTATTGCTCATGGGCGAGTTATTTTTGACGGTCATCCCTCTATGCTAAATGACACCATTATTCAGGATATATATAGTGACGAATCACCTGAGCTTTTGCATTAA
- the phnD gene encoding phosphonate ABC transporter substrate-binding protein encodes MKKVLCLTSLVASVMIFNATAADAPKEINLGILGGQNATQQIGDNICVKEFLEKELNVKTNLHNASDYSGVIQGLLGGKIDLVLSMSPSSFASVYIKDPKAVDIVGIAIDDTDQSRGYHSVVVVKADSPYQKIEDLKGKAFGFADPDSTSGFLIPNQIFKQKLGGTPDNKYNNFFSSVTFSGGHEQDILGVINGQFDGAVTWASMIGDYNTGYTSGAFTRMIRMDHPDLMKQLRIIWESPLIPNGPILVRGALPPEFKAQLVAAVKKLDKEDHGCFIKAMGGKQHIGETSLSEYQTIIDMKRELTKGDR; translated from the coding sequence ATGAAGAAAGTACTTTGTCTTACCTCATTAGTGGCAAGTGTAATGATATTTAATGCCACAGCAGCGGATGCACCAAAAGAAATTAATCTGGGTATCCTTGGCGGGCAGAATGCAACACAGCAAATTGGCGATAATATATGTGTTAAGGAATTCTTAGAGAAGGAATTAAATGTTAAAACAAATTTGCATAACGCATCTGATTACTCCGGCGTTATTCAAGGTTTGTTAGGTGGAAAGATTGACCTGGTATTAAGTATGTCTCCTTCCTCTTTTGCTTCTGTTTATATCAAAGATCCTAAAGCTGTTGATATTGTAGGTATTGCTATTGATGATACTGACCAATCTCGCGGCTATCACTCTGTCGTCGTCGTAAAAGCAGATAGCCCTTATCAGAAGATTGAAGACTTAAAGGGTAAAGCATTTGGCTTTGCTGACCCAGATTCAACCTCTGGTTTCTTGATCCCCAATCAGATATTTAAACAGAAATTAGGCGGGACACCAGATAACAAATATAACAATTTTTTCTCTAGCGTGACATTCTCTGGCGGGCATGAGCAAGATATTCTTGGGGTCATTAATGGCCAATTTGACGGTGCAGTAACTTGGGCATCGATGATCGGTGATTATAATACTGGATATACTAGCGGCGCATTTACCCGCATGATTCGTATGGATCATCCAGATTTAATGAAGCAGCTCCGTATTATCTGGGAATCTCCCCTTATTCCTAATGGTCCGATTTTAGTCCGCGGTGCTTTGCCACCTGAGTTTAAAGCGCAGCTAGTGGCTGCGGTTAAAAAACTGGATAAAGAAGATCATGGTTGTTTCATCAAAGCGATGGGTGGCAAACAGCATATTGGTGAAACATCACTCAGCGAGTATCAAACTATTATTGATATGAAGCGCGAATTAACCAAAGGCGACCGTTAA
- the phnE gene encoding phosphonate ABC transporter, permease protein PhnE encodes MNTDFNYYYQKVRAKQKRETLIWSLMLAIIYLGAGNIAEFNLHTIFISIPHFFDYLVETIPVLHWHKLFADGHTEGSLAYWGYRLPIQLPLIWETLQLAVASTILSVMVAIIFAFLAANNTHSPSWLRLSIRTFVAFLRTMPELAWAVMFVMAFGIGAIPGFLALALHTIGSLTKLFYESLETASDKPVRGLAACGAGKLQRMRFALWPQVKPIFLSYSFMRLEINFRQSTILGLVGAGGIGQELMTSIKLDRYDQVSMTLLLIIIVVSLLDYTSGKLRKRVVEGVS; translated from the coding sequence TTGAATACAGACTTTAACTATTACTATCAAAAGGTTCGCGCTAAACAAAAACGTGAAACGTTGATTTGGTCATTGATGCTGGCAATTATCTATCTTGGTGCAGGAAATATTGCTGAGTTTAATTTACATACTATTTTTATTTCTATTCCGCATTTTTTTGATTATCTAGTTGAAACTATTCCCGTACTCCATTGGCATAAATTATTTGCAGATGGTCATACGGAAGGCTCCTTGGCTTATTGGGGTTATCGTCTGCCAATTCAGTTACCGCTAATCTGGGAAACTCTACAACTGGCGGTGGCATCGACGATTTTGTCGGTTATGGTTGCTATTATTTTTGCCTTTTTAGCAGCGAATAATACTCATAGTCCATCGTGGTTGAGATTATCTATTCGCACCTTTGTTGCCTTTTTACGCACTATGCCAGAATTGGCATGGGCGGTGATGTTCGTCATGGCTTTTGGTATTGGGGCTATTCCCGGTTTTTTGGCGTTGGCATTACATACTATTGGTAGCTTAACTAAGTTGTTTTACGAGTCATTGGAAACTGCATCAGATAAACCTGTTCGCGGTCTTGCTGCTTGTGGTGCCGGTAAATTACAACGGATGCGTTTTGCGCTTTGGCCACAAGTAAAACCCATATTTCTTTCCTATAGTTTTATGCGGTTGGAAATTAATTTTCGCCAATCGACCATTTTGGGTTTGGTGGGGGCGGGGGGAATCGGTCAGGAGTTGATGACCTCAATAAAACTGGATCGTTATGATCAGGTGAGTATGACATTATTACTGATTATTATTGTAGTTTCGTTACTGGATTATACATCCGGTAAATTACGCAAACGAGTTGTAGAGGGCGTGTCATAA